A single region of the Fusobacterium varium genome encodes:
- a CDS encoding PhoH family protein yields the protein MRKIFVLDTNILIHDPYCIYNFVGNDVILPIYVIEEIDKLKRNQNTAIQARMASRVLDEIRKKGSLFKGVELKNDIFFRVEIKNDMSLLPEVLRKDVMDNHIISVTLGIKKEHPNERVIIVTKDINMRIKADALGLEVEDYSTDMVDYMELYDGFFEVEVDSKTFGQYEKSGKMDFKDLGRDDIVPTPNCFFKLNCSGNIQTGRYDNGKIKKFLLGDSSAWGLRARNDEQRFAMDLLLDENIKVVTLVGGAGTGKTLLAIAAGLEQVVERKKYKKLLIARPIIPMGKDLGYLPGSEKEKLKPWMQPIFDNIDFLSEAKDDKTGEKVVEGLEAMGILKIEALTYIRGRSIPRGLIIIDEAQNLTPLEIKTIVTRAGENTKIIFTGDPQQIDNPYLDSNTNGLTYMADRLKNEEIVGHITLKKGERSKLAEIAAKLL from the coding sequence ATGAGAAAAATTTTTGTGTTAGATACTAATATACTTATTCACGATCCTTATTGTATTTATAATTTTGTAGGAAATGATGTTATTTTACCTATCTATGTAATTGAAGAGATAGATAAGTTAAAAAGAAATCAAAATACTGCAATACAAGCAAGAATGGCATCAAGAGTATTAGATGAAATTAGGAAAAAAGGAAGCCTATTTAAAGGTGTAGAATTAAAAAATGATATCTTTTTTAGAGTGGAAATAAAAAATGATATGAGCCTTTTACCAGAAGTGTTAAGAAAAGATGTAATGGATAATCATATTATCTCAGTTACATTGGGAATAAAAAAAGAGCATCCAAATGAAAGAGTAATAATAGTTACTAAAGATATAAATATGAGAATTAAAGCTGATGCTTTAGGACTTGAAGTAGAGGACTATTCTACTGATATGGTTGACTATATGGAACTTTATGATGGTTTCTTTGAAGTTGAAGTAGATAGCAAAACATTTGGACAGTATGAAAAAAGTGGAAAAATGGATTTTAAAGATTTAGGAAGAGATGATATTGTCCCTACTCCTAACTGTTTCTTTAAATTAAATTGTAGTGGAAATATTCAAACTGGAAGATATGATAATGGAAAAATTAAAAAATTCTTACTAGGAGATAGTAGTGCTTGGGGATTAAGAGCAAGAAATGATGAACAAAGATTTGCTATGGATCTGTTGCTAGATGAAAATATAAAAGTTGTAACTTTAGTTGGAGGAGCAGGAACAGGAAAGACTCTTTTAGCTATTGCAGCAGGATTAGAGCAAGTAGTTGAGAGAAAAAAATATAAAAAACTTTTAATAGCAAGACCTATTATTCCTATGGGTAAAGATCTTGGATATCTACCAGGTAGTGAAAAGGAAAAATTAAAACCATGGATGCAACCAATTTTTGATAATATAGATTTTTTAAGTGAAGCTAAAGATGATAAAACTGGTGAAAAGGTTGTTGAAGGTTTAGAGGCAATGGGAATTTTGAAAATTGAGGCGTTGACTTATATTAGAGGAAGAAGTATTCCTAGAGGGCTTATAATAATTGATGAGGCTCAAAACTTAACTCCATTAGAAATAAAAACAATTGTTACAAGAGCTGGGGAAAATACTAAGATAATCTTTACTGGTGACCCTCAACAGATAGACAACCCATATCTAGATTCAAATACAAATGGTTTAACTTATATGGCTGATAGATTGAAAAATGAAGAGATTGTTGGACATATCACTTTGAAAAAAGGTGAAAGATCTAAACTAGCTGAAATAGCAGCAAAATTATTATAG
- a CDS encoding STAS-like domain-containing protein, which yields MNLVLSKIFETSVLVSPKKATQLCTMIAKKVKNGDEVVIDFHGIKATTLAFLYVLFSNVIKECGKDVKKVISVINASNELKEEFKYFKQNYKDLCDKFSDLDAVLA from the coding sequence ATGAATCTTGTATTAAGCAAAATTTTTGAAACTTCTGTACTAGTATCTCCTAAAAAAGCTACTCAACTTTGTACTATGATAGCTAAGAAAGTGAAAAATGGTGATGAAGTAGTAATAGATTTTCACGGTATAAAAGCTACCACATTAGCGTTCTTATATGTTTTATTTTCAAATGTAATTAAAGAATGTGGAAAGGATGTTAAAAAAGTTATTTCTGTAATAAATGCTTCTAATGAATTAAAAGAAGAATTTAAATATTTCAAACAAAACTACAAAGATCTTTGTGATAAATTTTCTGATCTAGATGCAGTTTTAGCATAA
- a CDS encoding VOC family protein produces MLFNKIHHVAIIVSNYEISKKFYVDTLGFKILKETYRENRDSYKLDLMIGDDYQIELFSFPNPPKRVDSPEASGLRHLAFEVDSIEKIVEYLNSKNIVTEPIRIDDITGKKFTFFKDPDSLPLEIYEK; encoded by the coding sequence ATGTTATTTAATAAAATTCATCATGTGGCTATAATAGTTTCTAATTATGAAATATCTAAAAAATTTTATGTTGATACTTTAGGATTTAAAATTTTAAAGGAAACTTATAGAGAAAACAGAGATTCATACAAATTAGATCTTATGATAGGAGATGATTATCAGATAGAGCTTTTCTCTTTCCCTAATCCTCCTAAAAGGGTTGATTCTCCAGAAGCTTCTGGACTTAGACATCTTGCCTTTGAAGTTGACTCTATTGAAAAAATAGTTGAATATCTTAACTCTAAAAATATTGTAACCGAGCCAATAAGAATAGATGATATTACTGGAAAAAAATTCACTTTTTTTAAAGATCCTGATTCTCTGCCATTAGAGATATATGAAAAATAA
- a CDS encoding MBL fold metallo-hydrolase yields the protein MNIKTFYLGPMMTNCYLTWNEKKEAYLFDCGGENIDRLTTFIKTNGLTLKYIVLTHGHGDHIAGLNKIVEEYPEAEVYIGKEEATFLTEGELNLMVYITGRNFVYDGTYNVVKEGDKIGEFVVIDTPGHTIGSKSFYCPESKILISGDTMFRRSYGRYDLPTSSGDMLFKSLRKLCELPEDVRVYSGHSDETTIGEEKKFLSMQGLI from the coding sequence ATGAATATAAAAACATTTTATTTAGGACCGATGATGACAAATTGTTATTTAACATGGAATGAGAAAAAAGAGGCATATCTTTTTGATTGTGGTGGAGAAAATATAGATAGATTAACAACTTTTATAAAAACAAATGGACTTACATTAAAATATATAGTTTTAACTCATGGGCATGGAGATCACATAGCAGGACTTAATAAAATTGTAGAGGAGTATCCAGAGGCAGAGGTTTATATTGGAAAAGAGGAAGCTACATTTTTAACAGAGGGTGAATTGAACCTAATGGTATATATAACAGGTAGAAATTTTGTATATGATGGAACTTATAATGTAGTAAAAGAGGGAGACAAAATTGGAGAGTTTGTAGTTATAGATACTCCAGGGCATACAATAGGTTCAAAAAGTTTCTACTGTCCAGAATCAAAAATTTTAATCTCTGGAGATACAATGTTTAGAAGAAGTTATGGTAGATATGATCTTCCAACAAGTAGTGGAGATATGTTATTTAAAAGTCTTAGAAAACTGTGTGAACTACCTGAAGATGTAAGAGTATATAGTGGACATAGTGATGAAACAACTATCGGAGAAGAGAAGAAGTTTTTATCTATGCAAGGGTTAATCTAA
- a CDS encoding ABC transporter permease: MSTKENTKQTNKKRSQWREVWRMLKKNKMALVGLGILVILVLLALFADVIADYDTVVIKQNLANRLKGPSAEHWLGTDEFGRDIFARLVHGARVSLKVGIIAVGISIILGGILGALAGFYGGRIDNIIMRIMDVFLAVPSILLAIAIVSALGPSIINLMVAISISSVPRYARIVRASVLSIRDQEFVEAARAIGANNARIIFRHIIPNSLAPVIVQGTLGVASAILSTAGLSFIGLGIQPPAPEWGSMLSGGRQYLRYAWWVTTFPGVAIMITILSLNLLGDGLRDALDPRLKQ; this comes from the coding sequence ATGTCAACTAAAGAAAATACAAAACAAACTAATAAAAAAAGAAGCCAATGGAGAGAAGTATGGAGAATGCTTAAAAAGAACAAAATGGCTTTAGTTGGACTTGGAATATTAGTAATTTTAGTTTTATTAGCTTTATTTGCAGATGTAATTGCAGATTATGATACAGTAGTAATTAAGCAAAACTTAGCAAATAGATTAAAAGGACCTAGTGCAGAGCACTGGTTAGGAACAGATGAATTTGGTAGAGATATTTTTGCAAGACTTGTTCATGGTGCAAGAGTATCATTAAAAGTAGGAATTATTGCAGTTGGAATATCTATAATTCTTGGAGGAATCTTAGGAGCTTTAGCAGGATTCTATGGTGGAAGAATAGATAACATAATAATGAGAATAATGGACGTATTCTTAGCAGTACCAAGTATTCTACTAGCAATTGCAATTGTATCAGCATTAGGACCAAGTATAATTAACCTAATGGTAGCTATTAGTATTTCAAGTGTACCTAGATATGCAAGAATAGTAAGAGCTTCTGTTCTTTCAATTAGAGACCAAGAGTTCGTAGAAGCAGCTAGAGCAATTGGTGCTAATAATGCTAGAATAATATTTAGACATATAATCCCTAACTCACTAGCTCCTGTAATTGTACAAGGAACTTTAGGAGTAGCAAGTGCTATTTTATCAACAGCAGGATTAAGTTTTATAGGACTAGGAATTCAACCTCCAGCTCCAGAATGGGGATCTATGCTTTCAGGAGGTAGACAATACCTTAGATATGCATGGTGGGTAACAACATTCCCAGGTGTAGCAATTATGATAACTATTCTATCTCTAAACCTTTTAGGAGATGGACTTAGAGATGCTTTAGATCCAAGACTAAAACAATAA
- a CDS encoding ATP-binding cassette domain-containing protein, whose amino-acid sequence MSENKVLLEVKNLKKYFNTPKGLLHAVDDVNFSICEGKTLGVVGESGCGKSTTGRVILRLLEATDGEVIFEGENIRNYSKQQMIEMRQKMQIIFQDPFASLNPRMTVSEIIAEPLIIHKKCKSKAELDEKVRELMETVGLSERLINTYPHELDGGRRQRIGIARALALNPKFIVCDEPVSALDVSIQAQVLNLMKDLQEKYGLTYMFITHDLSVVKHFSDDIAVMYLGQLVEKAPSKALFKNPIHPYTKALLSAIPVASVDKKMERIKLQGEITSPINPEKGCRFAKRCVYAKDICRQEDPKLTEVGNGHFYACHLAKELGFVKEEK is encoded by the coding sequence ATGTCAGAAAATAAAGTTTTACTTGAAGTAAAAAATTTAAAGAAATATTTTAATACTCCAAAGGGACTTCTACATGCAGTAGATGATGTTAATTTTTCAATTTGTGAAGGAAAAACACTAGGGGTAGTTGGAGAATCAGGATGTGGAAAATCAACTACTGGAAGAGTTATTTTAAGACTTCTAGAAGCAACTGATGGAGAGGTAATTTTTGAAGGAGAAAACATCAGAAATTATTCAAAACAACAGATGATTGAAATGAGACAAAAGATGCAAATCATATTCCAAGACCCATTTGCATCTCTTAACCCAAGAATGACAGTAAGTGAAATTATTGCTGAACCATTAATCATTCATAAAAAATGTAAATCAAAAGCTGAACTTGATGAAAAAGTAAGAGAATTAATGGAAACAGTTGGATTAAGTGAAAGACTTATTAATACATATCCTCACGAACTAGATGGAGGAAGAAGACAAAGAATAGGAATAGCTAGAGCACTTGCTTTAAACCCTAAATTTATAGTTTGTGACGAGCCAGTATCAGCTCTAGATGTATCTATTCAAGCACAAGTATTAAACCTAATGAAGGATCTACAAGAAAAATATGGATTAACTTATATGTTCATAACACACGACTTATCAGTTGTTAAACATTTCTCTGATGACATAGCTGTTATGTATCTAGGGCAATTAGTTGAAAAAGCACCTTCAAAAGCTCTATTTAAAAATCCAATTCATCCATATACTAAAGCTCTATTATCTGCAATACCAGTTGCTAGTGTAGACAAGAAAATGGAAAGAATTAAACTTCAAGGAGAGATTACATCTCCAATTAATCCTGAAAAAGGATGTAGATTTGCAAAAAGATGTGTTTATGCAAAAGATATTTGTAGACAAGAGGATCCAAAATTAACAGAAGTAGGAAATGGACATTTCTATGCTTGTCACTTAGCAAAAGAACTTGGATTTGTTAAAGAAGAAAAATAA
- a CDS encoding toxin-antitoxin system YwqK family antitoxin, with protein MKKIKFFIIIFIISFSNIFADNWIDISNIHEYDGLIYLRNSNIPFTGKVKDEKDRLYYKDGKPNGKWITFFQNGNIKSIENWQDGKLNGKYIIYQENGKKVMQTRYLNGKDNGEYFLFHENGMPQVKGSFKNGKPCGIWKYYNSSGKLKGKADYTN; from the coding sequence ATGAAGAAAATTAAATTTTTTATTATAATTTTTATTATCTCTTTTTCTAATATTTTTGCTGATAATTGGATTGATATTTCAAATATCCATGAATATGATGGATTAATATACCTAAGAAATAGCAATATCCCTTTTACGGGAAAAGTTAAAGATGAAAAAGATAGACTTTATTATAAAGATGGGAAACCAAATGGAAAATGGATTACTTTCTTTCAAAATGGTAATATTAAATCTATTGAAAATTGGCAAGATGGAAAACTTAATGGAAAATATATTATTTATCAAGAAAATGGAAAAAAAGTTATGCAAACTAGATATCTAAATGGAAAGGATAATGGAGAATACTTTCTTTTCCATGAAAATGGTATGCCCCAAGTAAAAGGTAGTTTTAAAAATGGAAAACCTTGTGGAATTTGGAAATACTATAATTCTAGTGGGAAATTAAAAGGTAAAGCAGATTATACTAATTAA
- a CDS encoding YbaK/EbsC family protein → MSVESVKKFFEDNNLPLKVEETIGDTATVKSAAETWGIEEDEIAKTMGYKLKSGEYILILSKGTARLDNKKFKGIFKEKATMIPKDEVLEATGHPIGGVCPFGLKSPLKVYLDKTLKEFSIVYPAGGSDHSAVKISVDLLAEVTNGEWIDVCKDEEK, encoded by the coding sequence ATGAGTGTTGAAAGTGTAAAAAAATTTTTTGAAGATAATAATTTACCACTAAAAGTTGAAGAAACTATTGGAGATACTGCCACTGTAAAAAGTGCTGCTGAAACTTGGGGTATTGAAGAAGATGAAATTGCTAAAACTATGGGATACAAACTAAAAAGTGGAGAGTACATTCTTATTCTTTCTAAAGGAACTGCTCGTCTTGATAATAAAAAATTTAAAGGTATCTTTAAAGAAAAAGCAACTATGATTCCAAAAGATGAAGTTTTAGAAGCCACTGGACACCCTATTGGTGGAGTTTGTCCCTTTGGATTAAAATCACCTTTAAAAGTGTATCTAGACAAAACATTAAAAGAGTTTTCTATTGTTTATCCTGCTGGTGGTTCTGATCACTCAGCTGTAAAAATTAGTGTTGACCTACTAGCAGAAGTTACCAATGGAGAATGGATTGATGTTTGTAAAGATGAAGAAAAATAA
- a CDS encoding histidine--tRNA ligase: MKLIKAVRGTKDIFGEEAVKYNYISRVAQDTFESYGYSYIKTPIFEETDLFKRGIGEGTDVVEKEMYTFKDRGDRSLTLRPENTASVVRSYLENGIYGKEDVTRYYYNGSMFRYERPQAGRQREFNQIGVEVLGESSPILDAEVIAMSYTLLEKLGISDLEVHINSVGTNASRTQYREKLLSFLEPLKEELCEDCRMRMEKNPLRVLDCKVDKCKELTKNAPSIIDSLSSEEREHYENVKKYLDIFGIKYVEDPKLVRGLDYYSSTVYEIVTNKLGAQGTVLGGGRYDNLLKQLGDKDIPAVGFAAGVERMMMLLDKYPSNSPDVYVAWLGDNAKDYSLKITKDLRDEGIKSYIDFNSKGMKSHMKKADKLGVKYCIITGEDEINKGVVLLKDFINRTQEEMPFEQAMEIIKKSK; encoded by the coding sequence ATGAAGCTAATAAAAGCAGTAAGAGGAACAAAGGATATTTTTGGAGAAGAGGCTGTAAAATATAACTATATCTCAAGAGTAGCTCAAGATACATTTGAAAGCTATGGATATTCATATATTAAAACTCCAATCTTTGAAGAAACAGATCTTTTCAAAAGAGGAATTGGAGAGGGAACTGACGTAGTTGAAAAAGAGATGTACACTTTTAAAGATAGAGGGGATAGAAGCCTTACTTTAAGACCAGAAAATACAGCATCAGTTGTAAGATCATATTTAGAAAATGGAATCTATGGAAAGGAAGATGTAACTAGATACTATTACAATGGTTCTATGTTTAGATATGAGAGACCACAAGCTGGAAGACAAAGAGAGTTCAATCAAATTGGGGTAGAAGTATTAGGAGAAAGCTCACCTATTTTAGATGCTGAAGTTATAGCAATGAGCTATACTTTACTTGAAAAATTAGGTATAAGTGATCTAGAAGTTCATATAAACTCTGTTGGAACAAATGCATCACGTACTCAATATAGAGAAAAACTACTTTCTTTCTTAGAACCACTAAAAGAGGAACTTTGTGAAGATTGTAGAATGAGAATGGAAAAAAATCCATTGAGAGTTCTAGATTGTAAAGTTGATAAGTGTAAAGAGCTTACTAAAAATGCTCCAAGCATAATAGATTCACTTTCATCAGAAGAAAGAGAACACTATGAAAATGTAAAAAAATATCTTGATATTTTTGGAATAAAATATGTTGAAGATCCTAAATTAGTTAGAGGACTTGACTATTATTCAAGTACTGTTTATGAGATTGTAACTAATAAATTAGGAGCACAAGGAACAGTATTAGGTGGAGGAAGATATGATAATCTTCTAAAACAACTAGGAGATAAGGATATACCAGCAGTTGGATTTGCAGCAGGGGTAGAGAGAATGATGATGTTATTGGATAAATACCCTAGCAACAGTCCAGATGTATATGTAGCATGGCTTGGTGACAATGCAAAAGATTATAGTTTAAAAATAACAAAAGATCTTAGAGATGAAGGAATAAAAAGTTATATAGACTTCAATAGTAAAGGTATGAAATCTCATATGAAAAAAGCTGATAAGCTTGGAGTAAAATATTGTATAATTACTGGAGAAGATGAAATAAATAAAGGTGTAGTTCTATTAAAAGATTTTATAAATAGAACTCAAGAAGAGATGCCTTTTGAACAAGCAATGGAGATAATAAAAAAATCTAAATAG
- a CDS encoding tRNA (cytidine(34)-2'-O)-methyltransferase, which translates to MNIVLLTPEIPYNTGNIGRSAVLTNTTLHLIKPLGFSLDEKQLRRAGLDYWHLVDLKVWESYEDFIAGNPNATIYYATTKTKQRYSDVKFKKDDFVMFGPESRGIPETILNANKEKCITIPMIDMGRSLNLSNSAAIILYEALRQTDFEFGE; encoded by the coding sequence ATGAATATTGTTTTACTAACCCCTGAGATTCCATACAATACTGGAAATATAGGTAGAAGTGCTGTTTTAACTAATACAACTCTACATCTTATTAAACCCCTTGGTTTCTCTCTTGATGAGAAGCAATTGAGAAGAGCTGGATTAGATTATTGGCATCTTGTTGATTTAAAAGTTTGGGAATCTTATGAAGATTTTATAGCTGGTAACCCTAATGCAACTATCTACTATGCTACTACTAAGACAAAACAAAGATATAGTGATGTAAAATTTAAAAAAGATGATTTTGTAATGTTTGGACCTGAATCAAGAGGTATCCCTGAGACTATTCTTAATGCAAATAAAGAAAAATGTATAACTATTCCTATGATTGATATGGGACGTTCTCTAAACCTTTCAAATTCTGCTGCAATTATTCTTTATGAAGCACTTAGACAAACAGATTTTGAGTTTGGTGAGTAA
- a CDS encoding ABC transporter ATP-binding protein: MSDKLLNIKDLTIQYVTEDEVVSAVNGLDIELNEGETIGLVGETGAGKTTSALGIMGLVPNPPGKIVSGSIEFAGKDLLKESEEGMRKIRGNQISMIFQDPMTSLNPVMTVGEQIAEVIEIHENIGNAAAFEKAKEMLELVGIPGARANDYPHQFSGGMKQRVVIAIALACNPKLLIADEPTTALDVTIQAQVLDLMNDLKEKFKTAMILITHDLGVVAQVCDKVAIMYAGEIVESGTLRDVYLAPKHPYTHGLFGSIPSLDEEATRLKPIQGLMPDPTDLPSGCKFHPRCPHATELCATQVPKVTEVAPGHKVRCLICEGQVEFKAEEEDKK, from the coding sequence ATGAGTGATAAATTATTGAACATAAAAGATTTAACAATTCAATATGTTACTGAAGATGAAGTAGTATCTGCAGTTAACGGATTAGATATTGAACTTAATGAAGGGGAAACAATAGGACTTGTTGGAGAAACAGGAGCAGGAAAAACTACTTCAGCTCTTGGAATAATGGGACTAGTTCCTAATCCTCCTGGAAAAATTGTTAGTGGAAGTATAGAATTTGCTGGAAAAGATCTTTTAAAAGAATCTGAAGAAGGAATGAGAAAAATAAGAGGAAATCAAATTTCAATGATTTTCCAAGATCCAATGACTTCATTAAACCCAGTAATGACAGTAGGAGAACAAATAGCAGAAGTTATAGAAATTCATGAAAATATAGGAAATGCAGCAGCTTTTGAAAAAGCTAAAGAGATGCTTGAGCTAGTTGGAATACCAGGTGCCAGAGCAAATGACTATCCTCACCAATTCTCAGGAGGAATGAAACAAAGGGTTGTAATAGCTATTGCACTTGCTTGTAACCCAAAACTTCTTATAGCTGACGAACCTACAACAGCTCTAGACGTTACTATTCAAGCACAAGTTCTAGACTTGATGAATGACTTAAAAGAAAAATTTAAAACAGCAATGATATTAATAACACACGACCTTGGAGTAGTTGCTCAAGTTTGTGATAAGGTAGCTATAATGTATGCTGGAGAGATAGTAGAATCTGGAACATTAAGAGATGTATACTTAGCTCCAAAACATCCATATACTCATGGACTATTTGGATCAATTCCAAGCTTAGATGAAGAAGCAACTAGATTAAAACCAATTCAAGGTTTAATGCCAGATCCGACAGATTTACCATCAGGATGTAAATTCCATCCTAGATGTCCTCATGCAACAGAACTTTGTGCAACACAAGTACCAAAGGTTACTGAAGTAGCTCCAGGACATAAAGTAAGATGTCTAATTTGTGAAGGACAAGTTGAATTTAAAGCAGAAGAGGAGGATAAAAAATAA
- a CDS encoding FAD-dependent oxidoreductase: MVYDVIIVGGGPAGLTAGLYTSRAKLNTLVIEKKETGSLIMAHKVDNYPGFPMGISGKDLYQLMKEQTERFGANFVDATVLDFDVYSEENKIVKTDKGNFRGKTVIIATGTGNSDNKKIKGEKELLGNGVSYCATCDGAFTKFMEVSLFGQGEEVAEEALFLTKFAKKIRIFVNAPELKCNQEVFDALANSDKVEIIYNAELVEIKGNEYVESVDVKVDGELKNYSTAFAFLYLGTKSKAEMYGTIADLDNHGFIVTKENLKINVDGMYAAGDIRSGVVRQVTVAVAEGTIAAMEVIKEVLKKK; encoded by the coding sequence ATGGTATATGATGTTATAATAGTTGGAGGAGGTCCAGCAGGGCTAACAGCAGGACTTTATACAAGCAGAGCTAAACTGAATACATTAGTAATAGAAAAAAAAGAGACTGGAAGCTTAATAATGGCTCATAAAGTAGATAACTATCCTGGTTTTCCTATGGGAATTTCAGGAAAAGATCTATATCAATTAATGAAAGAGCAAACAGAGAGATTTGGAGCTAATTTTGTAGATGCAACTGTGTTAGATTTTGATGTATATTCAGAAGAAAACAAGATTGTAAAAACTGATAAGGGAAATTTTAGAGGAAAGACAGTTATTATTGCTACTGGAACTGGAAATAGTGATAATAAAAAAATTAAGGGAGAAAAGGAACTTTTAGGAAATGGGGTTTCTTACTGTGCAACTTGTGATGGTGCTTTTACAAAGTTTATGGAAGTCTCTCTATTTGGACAGGGAGAAGAGGTTGCAGAAGAGGCACTATTCCTTACAAAGTTTGCTAAAAAGATAAGAATTTTTGTAAATGCTCCTGAATTAAAATGTAATCAAGAGGTATTTGATGCTCTTGCTAATTCAGATAAGGTTGAGATAATATATAATGCTGAACTTGTAGAGATAAAGGGAAATGAGTATGTGGAAAGTGTTGATGTAAAAGTAGATGGAGAGTTAAAAAATTATTCTACTGCCTTTGCTTTTCTATATCTAGGAACTAAAAGTAAAGCTGAGATGTATGGAACAATAGCTGATTTAGATAATCATGGGTTTATTGTAACAAAAGAAAATTTAAAAATTAATGTAGATGGAATGTATGCAGCTGGAGATATAAGATCTGGAGTAGTAAGACAGGTAACTGTTGCAGTTGCAGAGGGAACAATAGCAGCAATGGAAGTAATAAAGGAAGTATTGAAGAAAAAATAG
- a CDS encoding replication-associated recombination protein A: protein MNLFENNYEKVKPLALKMRPTTLDDFIGQEKILGKGGILRKLIEKQTISNCIFFGPPGCGKSSLGEIISKTLDSNFETLNATVASLNDLRDIVEKAKKNLEFYGKKTILFLDEIHRFNKMQQDALLSYCESGVLTLIGATTENPYYSLNNALLSRVMIFEFKSLNREDIKKILQKGINYLGIDISNEIVECILDISQGDSRIALNYLELYKNSCIDLDDSEVLQIFRERQSSYHKAEDKYNLISAMIKSMRGSDPDSALYWLARLLHGGEDPRYIARRIMIHASEDIGMANPEAMLIANSAMQASERIGMPEIRIILAQAVIYIAISTKSNSCYMGINKALEDIENGDLEKVPLNICQNNKGYKYPHDFAGNFVKQNYSEKKRRYYIPGENKNEKLIKEKLEKLWGK from the coding sequence ATGAATCTATTTGAAAATAACTATGAAAAAGTAAAACCATTAGCTTTAAAAATGCGACCAACTACTTTAGATGACTTTATAGGGCAGGAGAAGATTTTAGGAAAAGGTGGCATTTTAAGGAAACTTATAGAGAAGCAGACAATATCAAATTGCATATTCTTTGGACCACCAGGGTGTGGGAAAAGTTCATTGGGAGAGATAATCTCTAAAACTTTAGATAGCAACTTTGAAACTTTAAATGCAACAGTAGCTAGTTTAAATGATTTGAGAGATATTGTTGAAAAAGCTAAAAAAAATCTTGAATTTTATGGGAAAAAGACTATACTTTTTTTAGATGAGATTCATAGATTTAATAAGATGCAACAAGATGCACTGTTATCCTATTGTGAATCAGGGGTATTGACTCTTATAGGAGCAACAACTGAAAATCCTTATTATAGTTTAAATAATGCTTTACTTTCAAGAGTTATGATTTTTGAGTTTAAATCTTTAAATAGAGAAGATATAAAAAAGATATTACAAAAGGGGATAAATTATTTAGGTATAGATATTTCTAATGAGATAGTAGAGTGTATATTGGATATTTCTCAAGGTGATAGTAGAATAGCACTTAACTATTTAGAGCTTTATAAAAATAGTTGTATTGATTTAGATGACTCAGAAGTTTTACAAATATTTAGAGAGAGACAATCTTCCTATCATAAGGCAGAGGATAAATATAATCTTATATCTGCAATGATAAAAAGTATGCGTGGAAGTGATCCAGACTCAGCTCTGTATTGGTTGGCTAGACTTCTACATGGTGGGGAAGATCCTAGATATATAGCTAGAAGAATTATGATTCACGCAAGTGAAGATATAGGAATGGCAAATCCAGAGGCTATGCTTATAGCAAATAGTGCTATGCAAGCAAGTGAAAGGATAGGAATGCCAGAGATTAGAATTATTTTGGCTCAAGCAGTGATATATATAGCTATCTCTACAAAAAGTAATTCATGCTATATGGGAATAAATAAAGCGTTGGAAGATATAGAAAATGGAGATCTTGAGAAAGTACCGTTAAATATCTGTCAAAATAACAAAGGGTATAAGTATCCACATGATTTTGCTGGAAATTTTGTGAAACAGAATTATAGTGAGAAGAAAAGAAGATATTATATACCTGGGGAAAATAAAAATGAGAAACTGATAAAAGAAAAACTGGAAAAATTATGGGGAAAATAA
- the secG gene encoding preprotein translocase subunit SecG, producing the protein METLFTLMLFVFAIALIILVLIQPDRSHGMSASMGMGASNTVFGVSKDGGPLAKATEVVAVLFIVSALLLYLVK; encoded by the coding sequence ATGGAAACATTATTTACATTAATGCTTTTTGTATTTGCTATAGCCTTGATAATTCTTGTACTTATCCAGCCTGATAGGAGCCACGGAATGTCAGCAAGCATGGGAATGGGAGCATCAAATACTGTGTTTGGAGTATCAAAAGACGGTGGGCCTTTAGCTAAAGCAACAGAAGTAGTTGCAGTACTGTTTATAGTCAGTGCACTTTTATTATACTTAGTAAAATAG